In Equus przewalskii isolate Varuska chromosome 6, EquPr2, whole genome shotgun sequence, one DNA window encodes the following:
- the MMP12 gene encoding macrophage metalloelastase: MKFLLLILALQVAVSGAVPLTNGTSPGESDVAFAQRYLADFYDLKMETIPMTKMRVNRNFMENKIQEMQQFLGLKVTGQLDTATLDMMHRPRCGVPDVYDFRVMQGRPVWKKHFITYRIKNYTPDMKPEDVDYAIQKAFQVWSDVTPLKFRKINTGEADIMIQFAHGAHGDYSPFDGRNGILAHAFGPGPGIGGDTHFDEAEIWTKSYKGTNLFLVAVHELGHSLGLGHSHDPKAIMFPTYSYIDLSTFRLSADDIRGIQSLYGAPEKPRPSSKPDSTDPTVCDPNMSFDAVTTVGDKIFFFKDRFFWRKLPKSPEINVGLISSLWPTLPSGIQAAYEIGARNHVFLFKDDKYWLISNLRQQPNYPRSIHSLGFPSHVKKIDAAVFNPHLYKTYFFVDNQYWRYNERRQLMDPGYPKQTTTYFPGIGPKIDGVFYYNRYYYFLQGSNILEYDVLSPRVTKIMKSNTELGC; this comes from the exons agGTACTTGGCAGACTTTTATGACCTCAAGATGGAGACAATTCCAATGACAAAAATGAGAGTCAATAGGAACTTCATGGAGAATAAAATCCAGGAAATGCAGCAGTTCTTAGGGCTAAAAGTGACCGGGCAACTGGACACAGCCACTCTGGACATGATGCACAGACCTCGATGCGGAGTGCCTGATGTCTATGATTTCAGGGTAATGCAAGGGAGGCCAGTATGGAAGAAACATTTTATCACCTACAG AATCAAGAATTACACTCCAGACATGAAGCCTGAGGACGTTGACTATGCCATACAGAAAGCTTTTCAAGTGTGGAGTGATGTGACACCACTGAAGTTCAGAAAGATTAACACAGGCGAGGCTGACATTATGATACAATTTGCACATGGAG cTCATGGAGACTACAGTCCTTTTGATGGCAGAAATGGAATTCTAGCCCATGCTTTTGGACCTGGACCTGGTATTGGAGGAGACACACATTTTGATGAGGCTGAAATCTGGACTAAAAGCTATAAAG GCACAAACTTGTTCCTAGTTGCTGTTCATGAGCTTGGCCATTCCTTGGGTCTTGGCCATTCCCATGATCCAAAGGCCATAATGTTCCCCACCTACAGTTATATTGACCTCAGCACATTTCGCCTCTCTGCTGATGATATACGTGGCATTCAGTCTCTCTATG GAGCCCCAGAAAAGCCTCGACCCTCATCAAAACCTGACAGTACAGACCCAACTGTCTGTGACCCCAATATGAGTTTTGATGCTGTCACTACAGTGGGAGATAAAATCTTCTTCTTTAAAGACAG GTTCTTCTGGAGGAAGCTTCCTAAGAGTCCAGAGATCAATGttggtttaatttcttctttatggcCAACCTTACCATCTGGCATTCAAGCTGCTTATGAAATTGGAGCCAgaaatcatgtttttctttttaaag ATGATAAGTACTGGTTAATCAGCAATTTAAGACAACAGCCAAACTATCCCAGGAGCATACATTCTTTGGGCTTCCCCTCCCATGTGAAAAAAATTGATGCAGCTGTTTTTAACCCACATCTCTATAAGACCTACTTCTTTGTGGATAACCAATATTGGAG GTATAATGAGAGGAGACAACTCATGGACCCCGGTTATCCCAAACAAACTACCACATACTTCCCAGGAATTGGGCCTAAAATTGATGGAGTCTTCTATTATAACA gataCTACTATTTCCTCCAAGGATCTAACATACTTGAATATGATGTCCTATCTCCCCGCGTCACCAAAATCATGAAAAGCAATACTGAGCTTGGTTGTTAG